DNA from Chelonia mydas isolate rCheMyd1 chromosome 3, rCheMyd1.pri.v2, whole genome shotgun sequence:
GTATGTCCTTACACTGGGTGGTCCTGCATATGTAGGATATACTAGCTTTCTGGGGCTGCTTCACAGTGTATAAGATCTGGGTCTGGTACTAACAACTCCATTAATCTAATTCACTCGTCCAGGTTTAAAGTTAATGAAAACCCAGAAATTGACTCAAATTTATAATACTTGTGTCCTCTTGTCTCAGATTATCACTGTAGAAGAGGCAAAACGTCGAAAGAGCATTTGCAGTTACTATGAAGAAGATGACGATGATTCTTTACCTGTCCTAAAGCACCACAGCGCGCTCCTAGAGAATATGCACATAGAACAGGTATAATTAGTAATGGAGTTTTGGTTTGTTCCCTTTCCCACattctcattttttcccctgctgacaCTGGAACAGTAACATTAGAAATTATATTGGCACAATATTGGAGATTTAAATTTCTAACCACAATGCTTCAGCTCTTTATTTTGGGTGCATTGTAAATACCCATCTCTGTAGTGTCTAGGTGTCAGACACAGCTTCTTGCAGTGCTCTACTGGCTGTCGACTTGAGATGAAGAGAGAGAAATCATATATAATTAAATGTCTACACTAGTCTCTTCTTTCACTCCTAGCTTGCACGCTGTCTGCCAGCAAGAGTGCAGGGATATCCATGGCGGCTTGCATATAGCACGTTGGAGCATGGAACCAGCCTGAAAACTCTGTACAGGAAATCAGCGTCTCTTGACAGTCCAGTCCTCCTTGTCGTCAAAGATATGGACAATCAGGTTAGGACTTGGGAATAGTGCACTTATTTTGGGGTCTCCTTGATTGGAATGACCCAATTAAAGAAGAGCTTATGATTGTAAATAGATTAAACATAACTATCTTTATCATTTGTAGTGCAACCTTCACATGGGTATTCCATGCAATTTTAAGAGTTGCATACGCTTGTTAGCAAAGCAGCAGTTTTCAGCCAAATTCAATTATATGGAATAGTAGGAGTCAAAATAAGACAAGACGTATGTTATACTATGCTTAGTACTGGCTGTTAAATTAGCATATTTATCCTTAAACTCAAACCCAGGAAAATATTAGTActaaaagagagaaaaatctgtACAGAACTCACAATTTCTATGGAGCATGCTTTGCAACTGTAATTGTGTTCTCACAAGCATCCATTCCAGTCACTAGCAGACTTCAGTTATCAGTCTGTTATAAAACAGCAGAGAGCATCCTTAGGACTGGTGTGAAGTACTCCAGTAGCTTCTAGAATCCTCATATCTGGAGCCCTCTGGCTTTTAAAACTATAAAGGGGTGTGGACAACCCAGACACCAGATcagcttcccttccctcccccccgaatTTCACTAATTAGCCTTTATTACCTAAAACATCAGTGCAGTTATTTGTCAGAAACTATATTTGAAAGGCCTTTTGAATTTTGCAAATTGTCTTCAAGTATAACCCAACCGTTTTTGTTTTGACAGATATTTGGAGCATATGCAACACATCCTTTCAGATTTAGTGACCACTATTACGGCACAGGCGAAACTTTCCTCTACACGTTTAGTCCAAACTTCAAGGTAACTTGTTGGGGAAGGGGACCCATGACTAGGGGGAGCTCCACTTGTGAAACACGCTTGACAAAACATTACTGAACAGCATGTTTATCATGAGACCCTTTTGCAGTGTTGAGGTAGCCATGTTgtttccaggatattagagagacaaggtgggaggggtaatctttttttattggaccaacttctcttggttagagagagaagaaaaaaattgactCCTCAGAAAGCATCAGTTTGAAGGTGCGTGACAAACTGCTTGTGAATGCAGCTAATCACTAAACTCTTCATTCAGTACTACCAAACTGCAATACTTGCAGCAAAAGTGACTGGAGGAGCTGGACTCTTCCATGAGGGTGAGAAGAAGGTTCTAGGTTGATTGTGTGGGAAGATGTAATGATTAATCCATGGAACACTCATAAAACCGGAGAGGTGGGAGCTCCAGAAGTAGTTTGATTTTACATAGTGCTTAGACCATAGTGACAAGAAACTAGAGAATGGGCAACTGTGAGACACCCCTAAAATGTAAATaggctgtttgtttttaaatattgaagATATTAAGTCTATGAAAAGGAAAGGCATATTGATTGGACACATGTGAAATTTAAAGCAATCTATCGTTGTGCCTTTTTTAGATATGAACcatgctgcttttatttttttacacacacacacacacacacacacacacacacacacacacacacacaaacccacccacccacccacccaccggcCTACTTTTGTAGTTTATTATATTCCCGATAATCAAATTTGGGTCTTGCGTTTCTAGGTGTTTAAGTGGTCTGGAGAAAACACCTACTTTATCAATGGAGATACCAGCTCTCTAGAACTTGGAGGGGGAGGGtaagtg
Protein-coding regions in this window:
- the NCOA7 gene encoding nuclear receptor coactivator 7 isoform X6 yields the protein MRVRQIPLDIQIVYCVRPNQEPFVQIITVEEAKRRKSICSYYEEDDDDSLPVLKHHSALLENMHIEQLARCLPARVQGYPWRLAYSTLEHGTSLKTLYRKSASLDSPVLLVVKDMDNQIFGAYATHPFRFSDHYYGTGETFLYTFSPNFKVFKWSGENTYFINGDTSSLELGGGGGRFGLWLDADLYHGRSNSCSTFNNDILSKKEDFIIQDVEVWTFE